ACGCTGCGTCGAGGAACAGGGATTAATTCGTTTCTTTTTATCACTTTCTAATAATTTATGGACCAAATGATTCAACTTTTCTTTTCAATCAGAAGCAGATTGCAAGTGAAACTCAGAGCAGCAGCAAGTGAGAGGCTGTGTCCCTTTATCTTCAGAGTTACCTGACAGATCATAAAACCCTTTCTAAGAGACCTGGGCAGTCAGACAGTTCACAACAGACCCTAGCCGTCTGTGAATAAGCGTCCATCTCATCTTCAGGCTATCGTTCCTGTTACTTTGCATGCTGCAACTGCGGTGGCACAAAAACTCCCTgtagccccctccccaaccctatgcAACGTCCtcataaaagttaaaaatcacacaacgccaggttatagtccaacaggtttaattggaagcactagctttcggagcgactctCCATCTTCCAGGATCCTCCTAAAAGGAATGTAACTACAGTTTAAGACCTGCTAGCGGAATGCGCGACCCCCAACCCTTTCTCCGGCTTGATGGTTTATTTTTTCATGAGCTTGTGTTTTCCTGCAAGGTCTGCGGGATTTCAATTTAAGTTAAACCTGTTTGACGGGAACAATTTCGACTTTTCTCTCGTAACGACTGACTTTTCCATAAGATAGTTCCCACGCACGGCGCCGCCAGTCTCTTGTGTGAAGATTGTGAGAGGTGGTGCTGGCAACgttcagcaggacaggcagcatccatagaggAGACAAACAGTACTCCAACAAATGTCTCTGGTCTGAATCAACAGCCAGTGTTCATCAGTGAGGCACTGCTAACAGGCTGAACAATCCTCCGGTATGTGAGCCTTGAAATCCCGACATATCGGAATATGAAAACCGGACAGCAGTACggataaattatttttaaaaaggacaaTTTATTCTACCACAACTTTACTCAATACAGATGTTCGGGCCATTATAATTCGTCGTTCCAACGCTTTGAGGGAGACAGAATTCTCTTTCACAGAATTcctccagttctgaggaaagattactccatccgaaacattaactctgagttctttgcaaagatgctgccagacctgatgcgcttttccagcaatttctgtttttggtttgaaaaaaaacactttgaTTTTCTTTGGTCTCATTTAGTCGTGACCTCGATTTGTTTTACGGACTTTGTCAAAGCGTTTTTAAGAATACGACTTTATTTGAAACGATTATCAAATACGTGACAAAGCACAGACTTGTGTTCGTTCCCCCCCAGAGCCGGAGTTCCACCCGGGTTTCCCCATCACTTATTTCCAGGAGCTGACGATTCTGTGAAGGCTGTTTTCCTAGCAATGACCCGGCTCTCCTGGTTAAAACCCCTCTTTTAACGTTCTTTTAAATCTGACTGTGGCGCGGTCGGCGAAATGCAGAACAAAAAAAGTACGTACAAAATCATGGAACCTTCgagacagtacagaaacagggTATACGTGAGAGAGGAAACAAAAACAATTTAGCATTCGACCCAAAAGTGGGCCGAACAGTAAATGACAAACGACTTTAAAGCCTCGACCTAATTTTGTTTTACAGGCGAAATGAAATCTGGAACATTTATAAAGTACGTTTTCTTGATGTGCAGGCAAATATCCAGTccagtgagagagaaataaaatttaagtgaaaggttgtgaaagaatgcgGCTGTCTTCCATTCAGCACCTTTTCCCTCGCAGTCCCAACCTCACCTATCTGCAAATAAGCAATTTCTGTGGTGGGGTTTGGGTATCCTTTAGTGAAGAGATTGCTGCGACTGGACCTTCAATATTACATCGTAAAGTCAAACCGTTCGATTCAAGTATTATTTAGCTGTCAACGTTGCGAAAGCAAATTAAAGTGTACTTGAAACTAAATAGATCACAATATTAACCACAGcctggacagagcgagagggagagagagcaagagaaagacagtgagttTAGATAGCTTGGGAGCTTGACGAAGATCAATTGTGAGAGGTTCTGGAGTTTTACACTATCTTCAATGGAGCTAAGCCGCGCAGGCGCAGTGACGCCCAGGGCGCTGGGAAGCAGCAGCTGGTACCCGGGAGTGACGTCACCGCACGAGGCTGGGGAAGCTCCAAGTAGCACTAATCCCACTTTATCCAAGAAAGGCGGGCTGTCAGATCTGCAAAGGAACAAAAAGGCACGAAAGACAAAGTAGATGGCTTTCAATGAGTATTTCTTTTACAAGCCAAAGTAATTAATCCCTCATTTGAAAAGAACAACTTCATTGGTTTAATTCGCCCAGAGTTGCAGAATCAAATTGGTTAACTGCAGCCCAGCGGATAATTGCTAAAAGCGAAGCTTCCCATTTGCAGCCTTCAACGCTGCATGGTTTAGGCAGCTGGGCTACAAAAAAAAGGTGCCCAAGAAACTCCAACAAAGACAACTTGATAGTATTTATAAACAAGGCGAAACTACTCCCACTGGTAGGAAGGTAACCAGAAATCATATACTTAACAGGCAACAAAACTAGAAGGGAAGATGACGAGTCTTTTTGGTCAATTGAGTAATTGTAATTTAGAATATATGTTTAAAAGGATTGCGGAAGCCGAAACATTGGTAAATTTCAACAGAAAATTGGTTACATTTTCAAAATAGAAATTCAAAACGGGATTATGTGGAAAGGCCGTGGGAGTGGGATTATTTGAACAGCCCTTTCAAAGACCTAGCGTGGACACAGTGGACCAAATGCCCCGAAGTGTTTTATGCTTCTCAGAATATATGCTTTGAACAGTGAGAGACAGCAGAATGCACATTGCTGGTTCCATTTACTCCTCAACAAAGTAAAACAGAGCTCTAAATGCATGTGCTAAAGCTCGTCACAACAGTGGCCAAGGGTAACTTAGAATATAATGCCTGCAAAGATCAACTTGACTTCTGCCTCAATACTAACACTGAATTCTAAACTCAAGTCTCAAAACGTTTCTAGGTGGTCTGGCTATCTGGGTGCAAAATTAGCTCGAAGGTAGAagttagagggtggtggtggatgattTTTTTTGGGCTAGttgcctgtgaccagcagtgtgccgaaaggatcagtgctgggtccaaatgatttggatgggaatgctttgatgacaccaacattggtggtgtagtggacagcgaatgaGACTATCTCGGAGTACAATGgggccttgatcagatgggccgatgggccgaggagtggcaaatggagattaatttagataaatattttgtaatggaaatcagagcaggatttacacagttaaTTGCAGGATCTTGGGGAATGCTGCTTAACAAATAAACCTTAAaggttcatacttccttgaaagtggagtcacaaacAGACAGGGTagagaagaaagcatttggttcacttgcctttattggtcaatgcattgagtgtaAGAGTTGGAATGTCACGTTGCGGGTTACAGGACATTGTTCAGGCCACTTTTAGAAGACTGTGTTTAATTCCGGCCTTGATGCTATTGGAAAGgtattgttaaatttgaaagagttcagaaaagatttacaagaatattgcgagggttggagggtttgacctatGTGGAGAagcagaacaggctggggctgttttccctggagcatcggaggctgagggatgaccttatagaggtcacCTTATTTTATAAAATCgtggataaagtgaatagcctaggtcttttctccagggtaggagaggggaaagatttaaaagagactcaaagggcaactttttcatacagagagtggtgcgtgcatggaaagaactgttagaggaagtggtagaggtttggtataattataacatttaaaagacatctggatggttacatgaataggatgggtttaaaagggatatgggccaaatgctggcaaacaggactagattaatttcggatatccggtcagcatggacgagtttgaccgAAGAGTCATTTCGGCGCTGTACAGCTCGATAACTCTATGACCTTGCTGCTCCCAACCTGTCTACATTAGCTCCTTAAAATCCTTAAATTTAAAATTCGACCTTGTGTTGCAACTCCTTCGTGTTCTCAGCTCTTTCATTTTTGTAACGTCTCCAAATCTTACTGCCATTTGAGGACCTTAACATTTtcaaccctgtccacttgtgcAGTCACATTTGCCTTTGTCCAATCAGCGACGGCGTTGCttacagtagattagattccctacagtgtggaaacaggcccttcggcccaaccagtccacaccgaacctccgaaaagcaatccacccagactcacttccttctgactaatgcacctaaccctatgggcaatttagcatggccaattcacctggtctgcacatcattggactgtgggaggaaacacggggaggatgtgcaaaccccacacagacagtcgccggtggctggaatcgaacctgggaccctggtgctgttaCTCTAAGACCAGACTGACACTCCATTGCTAAACTTGTCACATACCTGGCTTCTTTCAAGCCCTTTCTTAAAACCTGCATTTTACTTCGTTGTTAATCACATCAAGTAATATAACCTTCTTCGATTTTTCCTGATTGCACTAAGTTGAGGCAAAATTGGGTGTTTTTTTCTGCCTGTGTTAAAGATACTGTTCTGTTCAGCTCATATGGAATCTCACTGAGTCGGAAAGTAGTGGGTTCAAGTTACACTCTATAAACCTTTGAGGTGTTGTATGTTAGTTGAGTCATTGACGGATGCCCTAGCTTCTCTTTTAGGTGGATATTAACGGTCCCAATGCGCTATTTAGtttgaagaagagcaggggaGATCTCCccagttccctggccaatatctccccatcccccaactAAAACGAACGACATGGTCTTAATCACAtcgctgtttgtgggagctggctgtgtgcaaattggaATCCCTCCGTCATAAGAATGATGACACTTCCAAAATGACTTAATTGCTGATAAAACAAAAAATGGGTTAGAGCATTCTGATGAGTGGAAGGGGCTTCACCCACGCAAGTCTGTTCTTACACAATTTATCTCCCAGTATTATTGGGAAAGCTGCGACTGGGGGGTCTAGCACAGTGTTGTGCAGCTTTACGCTGAACTCGAGATTGCTGGAAGGCCGGCCCTCGGGATTTAACCCCACTGACTTCCACCGTTGTCAGCGCGGCCGGAAGGAGAGATGACCAGCTTCTGGCCTAGCTGACTAGTTTGCTGAGACACAATgtgccccccgccccccccccccccccccaaatttgCTCACTGACATCTTGCACTAAGAGTCGTGTACCTGCAAGAATTTTGGGTAGCTTGACGGTTGCAGGTAGAGTGCCCTGTTGCACACTCTACACTAGAAGGCCATGCTGTGGGATTGCAGGAGAGGTTGGGAAAGTGCATTCCATCTTCAGGGAGCTCGCTGTTAGGGGCCGTCTTTAAACATTCAGCTCGGTTAACCTCTTATCAGTAACCAGCCAGCGACTCTGATGAACTCTGCTTCCCTCTCCACAGACTTTACCCCAAGAGCTGATTGAACTCACCGCTGGTGTTCCAGACTGCATCCTGCTTGCTCTGAGAGCCGCTCTGCAGGCACTGCTCCAGGTAAGCCTTGGGCTCAGAGCCGGACACCAGGATCTCTCGGAGCAGAGCGATGTAGGCAATAGCCAGCCGCAGAGTGTCGATCTTGGACAAGCGCTTCTCGTACGGGAAGGTTGGGACGTGACACCGGAGTTCCTCGAAGGCGGAGTTGATGCTCAGCATCCGTTTCCTCTCCCGAATATTCGCCGCGTACCTCTGCGCCTTGTAGGGGTGAGCAGGGACGTGCCGGCGCTGGCGGCGTTTCTGAGAGCGCGGCTCCTCCGAGCAGGAGCTGTCCTCCTCGGCACTGCCCTCGATTTGCAAAGACTGCAGGTCCAGGTCCAACAAGGCAAACTGCGCCTCGGGGAAGGCGGACTGGCAGGAGTAGGACGACCACGGAGAGAGCTGGTCACTGACGGGAGGACATTCCAAATTCAGGCCATCCCATTGATTCTGCAGCTGAGCGTGTGAGTCCAACTGACCCCAGAAAGCCAGCTCCCCGGCCGCATCCTGGTCGAAGTCCAGCAGACAATCGTCCATGGCCCGAGCTGCCTGGCGAACTGAACCCGGGGAGGATGCACACGGACAGTGCTGGGCAGCATCACCAAGCCCCCATGTTAAATAGTTGCTTGCTGCGCCGCAGGGACACCTTCCTCCTTGTTCTGCCCATCTCAAAGAAGGAGCTGATGAAGAGGTGCACATGGGCGCTCTCCCAGTGCCCGCcaacatctcgggtgatgggctAACTCCAGGAACAATGCAGTGGTCCATTCTCCTGTGGCAGGTCACGCACACCCACCCCCTTGACTCGCCTCCCACACAGACCCTGATGTTTACAGATGGCATAAAGTGTTTATCTTTTCAGCCTTGTTTCGGTGACAATTGACTATTTCAGCGGCGAGACTTATAACAGACATATTGCCAACTTCAATTAGTTTGTAACGTCGACTGTCAGAAACACATGATGATGAAGAATAATGAGGCGGTTGGAGAGtaagggaggtgggggagagaggggatactTGAGTTGCCTTCTACCTACACTGTCCTAGCCAGAGTTAATAGGCAATTAGCAACAGAACACGGGAAAATGCAGTCAAGCCAGTGAGAGAAAATGTACTGGACTGGAACCCATCCGAACAAAACAAAActcaaaagaactgcggatgctggaaatcagaaattgctggtaattctcaacaggtctggcagcatctggggagagaagggacccttcttcagaatttctgtttttataaCCCATTCGAGTCCAGTACAGGTGTCTGAATAAACCTCGCACAACTTGGTAGGAAACTGATCGCATCATGTTTGGTAAATACAGCAAGAATTATGCAATCACAACACTATAAGATGGAATGGGTAGTGGAACAAGGGACATCTACCGTCCGCCAAGTTTCACTAACTTATTGCTGTACGTCAACcatacaagttttttttaaaaaagcattatTCGGAATCTTTTCTCACTAAATCAAATTGGTGAACACACCTAGCAGAGCACCGATAATTTGCTGGCTGGGGCTGGCTCGAGTGTGAAGAGCTGGCACGGATAGATCGGGCCGATTGGCCCTCGGTCTGTGTTATAAAAGAGATCTGTTTCTAACAGGAACAAAACTCAACTAAGTTGGTGTCCGAGAAATTATTAAAAGATGAACCTGAAACAATGCAGGCCTGTATTTTGAATGTCCGAATTAACCTTTTGCCTGAATTCTGGCATTGCCATTTTCACGAGGCACTCCAGCAATAACCATGTGTTAAGGTTTTGCTCATACCGTTCAACAAACTCACTCGAATTAGCCATCCGGATATGACAGTTCACATTTTCAGTCTCTTTCACctttccagtgacagtgaaggcacCGGCTAACGCCGGTGTAAGGTAACTAATCATGTCATACATTTCCACTCCATGGTAAATCATTTGTGATATCAAATTGCAGGAAGCCCAGGAAGCAGAAAGAAATGAGAACTGCGAGGGAAACAAGCAACGCTGCTTTAAAAAAAACGTGATTAATAATTCAACGCGTGTCCTGGTTATGACAGTGCTGAGATCTCTGCCCGCTCTCCGTCAGCTCCACTCCAGCTCAGCCCTGATTTACTGAACATTGGGCATTCAGAGAAAGGTCATCATGAAATCCTGCAGCCCGCCCCAACAAAAAGATTTCCTAATGCTCGATAAATTGGGCCTCAATTGGTAAAGAATTTATGtatgctttaaaaatattttaaaacaatTAAAGCAATGAGAGGGGCTTGTGGTTGCAGTAATAGTGTCCACCTTGCACCCTGAATGGTGTTGTTGACCACCCCTCACATCCTGTGTTGTAGTGATAGTGTTCCACCCACCACatcttgtggtacagtgttggtgtACCTCTTCTCAATGATAGTGTTCCCCCCACAGCACCTGGTGTTGCAGTAATAGTGCTCCCCCACACACCTTGGGGTGCCATGTTGATCTTCCCCCCACCACACTTATCTTGTGGTTCAGTGATAGAcaccacctcaccccaccccccacccctcccacgtTGTCGCTCAGTGATAGCTTTCCTACCTCTAAGCCAAAGGGTGTGGGCCCAAGTCCCACCTCAGAACGTGCTAGGTGCAGAGATGTAACAAAACGCGTGCCAATACTCATCCAAAACAAGTTGATGACAACAAAATCAATAATTATAATTCACAATTTAGTGTCTTTAGGTTGGAGACGTCACATGTATAccataacaggtcaggcagcatccgaggagcaggagagttgacgtttcgggcaaaaacccttcatcaaaagcccttctgttcctcggatgctgactgacttgctgtgcttttctagcaccacactctcgattctaatctccagcatttgcagtcttcacttttgcctgtATATCGTAACGCCGACAGTTTATATTATCATAATCTATTATTAAATGTTGCTAAATTACAGTGTCCCACCAGAAGCTGTTTAATCTATTTACCGTCGATTTAAAAAGAATAGCAACTTGTTTGGGATTTCCTTCATGAACAGAAACTACGTACAACGGCTTCTGGCTTCTAGTTGAAATGGAAACGATGATTTGTTCTCTCCAGAGATACTGCCAGACTTAGGAGAAAGtggtgactgcagatgctggaaaccagattctggattagtggtgctggaagagcacagcagttcaggcagcatccaaggagcttcgaaatcgctgtttcgggcaaaagcctttcatcaggaataaaggcagtgagcctgaagcgtggagagataagctagaggagggtgggggtggggagagagtagcatagagtacaatgggtgagtgggggaggagatgaaggtgataggtcaaggaggagagggtggagtggataggtggaaaaggagataagaaggtaggacaagtccggacaagtcatggggacagtgctgagctggaagtttgaaactagggtgaggtgggggaaggggaaatgaggaaactgttgaagtccacattgatgccctgggttgaagtgttccgaggtggaagatgaggtgttcttcctccaggcgtctggtggtgagggagcgg
The genomic region above belongs to Chiloscyllium punctatum isolate Juve2018m chromosome 10, sChiPun1.3, whole genome shotgun sequence and contains:
- the LOC140481841 gene encoding uncharacterized protein; its protein translation is MPSVNIRVCVGGESRGWVCVTCHRRMDHCIVPGVSPSPEMLAGTGRAPMCTSSSAPSLRWAEQGGRCPCGAASNYLTWGLGDAAQHCPCASSPGSVRQAARAMDDCLLDFDQDAAGELAFWGQLDSHAQLQNQWDGLNLECPPVSDQLSPWSSYSCQSAFPEAQFALLDLDLQSLQIEGSAEEDSSCSEEPRSQKRRQRRHVPAHPYKAQRYAANIRERKRMLSINSAFEELRCHVPTFPYEKRLSKIDTLRLAIAYIALLREILVSGSEPKAYLEQCLQSGSQSKQDAVWNTSDLTARLSWIKWD